A stretch of DNA from Salvelinus fontinalis isolate EN_2023a chromosome 17, ASM2944872v1, whole genome shotgun sequence:
tttctaccttcaggctgcaatgtttttatttgtaggctatttttttttacatagttggcaacgGCAATATAACTTAATTTTAGAATTGTATTAACCACATAATCATTTTGAGATACGAAGActtattataaattaaattaaactgttccacaaaaatcataactggcacacggattggtagaaatggtaagataaattggcactccaaatggaaatGGTTGCCACCTCCTGGTGTAGCCTCTTAGGAGCATAACAGCAGAATCTgcgaaggccagcagcagcggaGGAAGAGGGTCGGCAACAGTTTTTCTTCTGGTTAGactatcttgatctctggctccctcaaatcatttgtgtgtcttaattatttaaatcacagtgtgcttaaagcatcagacaagctcagtagcctacatattgttgattttattaaaacacatagggtgtgtcgatatagggaaaaatacatgttttaaaattTTGACCAATCGATTGAACAGACGACTATAGGCCAAccaagatttttttgggggggccgCCCTAAATTTAACATCATATAAAGAGAAGAGTTATGGTGTGTTAAAATAAGCACTTTCTTACCTCATTGTTGTGGAGTGTCAGACACAGCTTACACTCATAAGAGCCCAGATGGTTCTTCATGAAATAGGGGTCCTTGTTGATGTCGATGGTCTCCAGGGCCAGCTGGCGGAGCCGCTCTCGCCTATCCCGGTTGCTCTCCGAGGAGGACGCCACGCCACCGCTCCCCGTCTTGCCCCCAGCTCTGTGTTGGAAATCCATCTTTGCGGGGCGATGGATTCACTCACCCTCAaacctcctcctgctgctgctagACAGCTGGTCAAATACTCTGAAAATATGTCTTCAGACAGTGGAGAAACATACAGGAAGAATATTGTCAATGTTATGTTTGTAACAAATACAAGCAAAATAACTAAGATTGATTAGCTCAATTCCACAACTTATCTGCACTGTGGCATAGAAGGTGGAAACTACTTAACTAGCTAGCCACCTCTGTGGCTGTGATTGGCAATTGCCAATCTAACCTTTGCCATTGGAGACCAACACGTAAAATCTATTCATATGATGCATTTGCAGAACAACTAAAATCACGTAACGTTACCTAGTTAATAGATTAGCGTGCGActaattaactagctagctatttagccaaTACTAACTAGTTACATTATCCATTTGCAAACATAACTACATCAAAGCACTGCATGTATTAACTAAGTCAAATTAGTTACATCTAATCTACGTTACTGGGTTTTGTTGCGCATGTTAGCTAAAGTAGCTTTGTTGAGCTAACCGGCAAGGTAGCTCAACATAATGACGATTTTAACTTTAAACGAACAAAACGGGGCACCTTTTCATATCTGGTTGCCGTATATGTAGATGCCTCtattaaaataaatacaatatccTAGCTAATACCACATTTACCAGATAATGACTAGTTTTAAAACTCACCAATTAACTTACGTTTCGATCACGCTGTTCGCAATTTAAACACTCATGCGCATGCGCGAACATCAGTTTTGTACTTTTGTATATCTTTATTGACAAATGTACACAAAACACAATTTGACGATGTCAAATGTGGTCTTTCTTTAGCTTTACTGTACGAACTAGATTAACAAAAATATCAATATCTTAATTACTTCCCTTTCTAAAATTTGAGACATCCCTTTGGCCAGAATTTATAGCCTATAATGTTCAAATGCGTATCAGTCCAACCACAAAATGTCCTCACACGGTCACCATACTACGAAAGAAAGTGTCACATATGAAGGAGTGTCCACTTTTCTTTTTTCTAGGGACGTAGCTAGGCTAGTATCGAACACTTCGACCTCAGTGTGTTTAACCAACCACAAGTCAACACATTTCATGACGCTTTGTCAGTTAGGCAGCGAGTACTAGAAAGTAAGTGCACTTCTTCTGACAGCAGCAGGAGGCGGCTTGTGAGGAACTAGCTGAAACGAGTTTACCCGCATGAAACTACCGCAGTGAGACGTGTAACGATGGATATTACCAACACTGACATTTTGACAGAATAGCAAGCTAGGCTAGGTTGCCCTCCGCCATAAGGACATGGCTCTTTTTTAGCTGAGAGTGTTGCTTACCAAAGATTTGTATAATTAACGGTCAACCCTGTGCTGCATTTGTGAACCGCCTCAGGATGCGTTTCAATGAGAAGGAACTCATTTCGTTGAGTCGCCAACCATCTGAGAGGGCAGCGGAACTTGGCATGCGAGGACCGAAGAAAGGAGATGGTATGACTAATCCGAGTGGGATCACTATCATTATCACTGATGTCCATAACACATAGTCTAGATCTTAGCTACTCTAACTTGCCGGTTTGCAATTGTTACTCATTCATTGGAAGGCTACTGTAATGTCAAATTGATGGCATGATCAGGAAGACGTTTGCTCATTCATTCATTTGTTCTCATCTGTTATGCCAGTTGTAAAGAAGAGGTTGGTGAAGCTGGTGGTTAATTTCCTGTTCTACTTCCGAACTGATGAGGAGGAGGTAGGACGAGTTACCACCACCATCTtatgtctgtctctgactgtatGGGGATTTGGCAAGTGACAGGgggtgttttttctctctttgaCAGCCTCAGGGTGCCTTGTTGCTAGAGCAGTGTCGGGTAGAAAGAGAGGACAGCCAAGCCTTCTCTATCAGTGAGTCCAAAACTGATCTCTCTTCTCTGCATTCATTGTTGAGTTTGGTTGGCTGTGACCCACTTTTTGTTTGACtttttttgtaatttagcagatgctcttatccagaataAATATTGCTAGAGTGCCCAACATGAAAAGAAAAACAAAGTCCATTTTAAGCTTTAGTCATCGTACAAAAACATTGTGGGAACTGCTGTTCTAAGGAACCAATCTTCTCTCAGCTTTTCTAGATGAGGCAGAGAGGAAGTACCTGTTTGAGTGTGACTCCCAGGAGCAGTGTCAGGAGTGGATTGACTCCATCATCAAGGCCAGGTAATATAGGACTGCCCCATTTCACTTGCCTATTAGTGCAGAGGGTACAGCTACAGAAGCTATTCAGGACCAGGGTGggtgatattttttttttgtgtgtgactCATCCTAGTTGCAACTCTATTCTTCATCTGTCCTACAGTTATGAGTTCATGAGGAAGAACTTGATCTTCTATCGCACAGAGATCCACCGGCTGACCGGCAAggtaagacagacagacctgttatCTGGATGGTCTCTTCTAACCATAGACTTTACAAAGTAACTTTACACAACCTGAATACACACTGATTACCTTCTCCTAGGACCCTCTGGAGCAGTATGGTATTGAAGATGAGACGCGCTTCCAGGTCACTAGTGGCCTACAGCTCATGCCTAAAGACATTTAAGATGTACTGTAGCCCCTGCCTACCTATGATGGACTAGTCACACCAACCACATCCCTTAGCATCTCAATATTATAGTGGTCTTTTCTTGCGAGAGAGTTCAACCTAGGTAAATGGGAAAGCCttttatattttagattaatTGTTTGTCTGTTTTTATGTTTGTTGTAATGATATGGCCTCCTATATCCAGGTACTGTACAACTCTTTCACGGGCTACTGCAGTGATATTCAAACTTTTTACTCAATTTTTTTCCCGACAGAATTTCTGGGGACCACATTTTTTCCCCTACAATATTAACTTTGACCCTTCTGTCACCTGCTGTACATTTAGTCATTTCACTCATTGACTTGGCTGGCTGTGTGATTCTCATTTCCTATATATGtagatatgtttttttttacaatggtTTTCTAGTGTAAGAAGCTGTGTTCTTAGTACAATGTGACGACTGTAAAGCTGTCAGCCTTTGAATGTGCAGAGGTTTTTGACttcttgaaccccccccccccccccccccccccccagtgaatGAGACTGAAATGATGTACAGGCTGCACTTTTATCCAACCCACTTCTTTTTTCACTTCATGTTCTTGTATGTCATGTGTTTAGCCAGATTGGCAATACTTTTTTAGCTTGACCAATATTCCACGACAGTTGATCTTATTGGTGTTTGGTATGATTACTAATCTTATTTGTACTTTAGACCAATGTTTTCATGATACTTTTGCACATGTTTGTCTAGAGAATGGATTTGACTTGTGTACAGTCTCTCTCTGTAACAAATACTTGTCATGACTAGTTTAAGAATTGCACTCATCTACCTTCTTACCTGCCTACTTTTAAAGCTATTTTACATCAGTTCATCTGTTTGTCTAACACTTTAATTCAAATTGAGGACTACTGTTATTTAAATGTGAAACTGACAATGTCATCCTCTAAAACTGTTTTATCCAAAATCAAAGTCTGACTTGGAATAGAGCAGCAGTGATCTTACAATGGTAACAATGCATGTTACTTTTTTCCAGACTACAATTTCCTCAACACTGCATCACTGTTCTAGGACACTGTATCAATGGATTTGCAGAATGACCTTCCAATAATGACAATGCTTTGATAATGTCTGGGTATGTATGTTGAATGTTTCTGTTGCGTTACTTTGGCACGTTGAGTGTGCCGTGTGGTTAAACCTCAAGCCTGATTCTGCTTTTACTTCAAGTAATACAATGTACATTTCACTGTCATACTTCAATACCACAAAGTATGAGATctacaatgtattttttttttttttttttttgaataaaGTCAGATTTTAAAGACATAACCTTTTGTGAGTGAACATGCTTAATCAATGTATAAGTCAAAATGTAGTGTAAAAATGGTCTCCCTGTCACCAGTTGATCTATTGCTCACGCTGTGTCAAACAACTTCTATCTAGTGCACAGAGACCGGATGCCCCCGATTTCCAGCGACAGTCCCTGATTCTGGTGGCCTGTCCCTAACTAGAGCTGTCTCAAATGTTCCTGATTATTCTTCAAATAAAAAAGCAAAGATTTAGACTGATATTTCAATAATCAAATGCTGTATTGctggtgacaccttaattggggaggactggcTGGAATGGGATAAATGaaatgcagcactccaccattcaggccattatggtagagtggccagaaggaagccattcctcagtaaaaggccactgacagcccgcttggagtttgctaaaggactctgaccatgaagaacaagattctctggtctgatgaaaccaagattgaactctttggcctgaatgccaactgtcacgtctggaggaaaccttgcaccatcctgCTGGtaaagcacggtggtggcagcgccatgctgtggggatgttttccagtgATTAGTCggggtcgagggaaagatgaacggagcaaaatacaggcgtggcttcgggacaagtctctgaatgtccttgaggttCCCATCcacagcctggacttgaaccagattgAAAAGACCTGAAATTAGCTTTGCagtaatgctccccatccaacctgacagagcttgagaggatctgcagagaagaatgggagaaactcagcaagtacaggtgtgtcaagcttgtagcatcacccaagaagactctaggctgtaaaccctgccaaaggtgcttcaacaaagtactgagtaaagtgtcaaTACTTCTCTAAATGTGATCCTTCAGGGTatttgtttttatacatttgcaaacatgtcattatggggtattgtgtgtagattgaggatttagaataaggctgtaaagcaacaaaatgaaagtattcacaccctttctCCCCCCAAAATaatcttacagcctgaattttaaatggattcaatttctattttttgtcactggcctacacacaataaccaataatatcaaagtggaattatgttttttgaagttttaactaaatatggaaagctgaaatgtcttgagtcaataagtattcaacccctttgttatgacaagcctaaagttcaggagtaaaaatgtgcataaGTTGCATGGAATCACTCTGTGTCAATAGtagtatttaacatgatttttgaatgacttcctcctctctgtaccccacacccacaattgacagagtgaaaataaggaagcctgtacagattaaaaaatattcaaaaacatgcatcctgttagcaacaaggcactaaagtaataatgcaaaaagtgtggcaaagcaatttcctttttgttctgaatacaaagtgtaatgtttggggcaaatccaatacaacacattattgactcaagacatttcagcttttcatttttaattaatttgtatacagtgaaaaaacataattccactttgacattatggggtattgtgtgcaggccagtgacacaacatctacaTTCAATACATTTGAAATTCCGGCAGTAACTcaaaaaaatgtgaaaaaagggagtatgggtatgaatactttctgaaggcactgtatcattGGGTCCTACATTTCAGCACTACAAGACAGGGCTCATTCGTTACTCAATTACAAGAAAGCAGCTACCAGAATGACCACTAGCGACAAAGCTTGCACTAGGGACAAAGCCTGTTTTTTGGTGAATTCACTCACCTGTTCACAAATTTGGACTCCATTTTCTCTGCacaacatgtaatggatataatgaaaaatgtgcatttgtctttttctctcactttgtgacatcagggCTGGCAACATTGCAGAATGTGAAACTGAAAGAGACTCTGTTTCCATTTAGCCTACTGCCAGTTAAATCTTTCCCGAAAAAGAATTGTGCCTTTTGCACGTGTCTTCTAACAGAGGTATTTTTCCACAAAACAAACAGGGGTTCCAGTGACACATTGTTGACAGAGTAACTGCTCCTTTCTGCTGTTCCTCCACCATGCTCTGTAACCCACACCCTACTCAATTATTGACACAAGCAATCTCATTAGGTTTAATAGAGTGGACTCATCAGAGCACCAGAGAGAGAACATTTAGTTGTTTTCCTGTCCTGATGTGTGCcattgtgttttttgttgttgttgcatacttgcagttgtctgtgtgtctgtctttttgTGAAATAGAGAGAATTTGGCAGGGTGGTGCATGTAGTATGAATACAGACAGAGGTTTAGACTCTGTGGTTGGTCTCTCTGTCTTGTTACCATTCAGGAAGGGACTTTCCCAGAGGACAGTTGTTGAATTCCTTCCTTGAAGGTATCCCaatgggcacagatgtcagttcaacgtctagttttgatttacttttgattgagttgtcaactaacgtaaaTCAACGAAAAATGttaaccatgtcattggatttaggtttaaaaaatggtgaaaataataataatattcctGAAATTCCtttacattgatgactttttgaaaatccaatcagtttttgcactttgattcaacgtcatcatgGCCAGACTGAA
This window harbors:
- the plekhj1 gene encoding pleckstrin homology domain-containing family J member 1 — protein: MRFNEKELISLSRQPSERAAELGMRGPKKGDVVKKRLVKLVVNFLFYFRTDEEEPQGALLLEQCRVEREDSQAFSITFLDEAERKYLFECDSQEQCQEWIDSIIKASYEFMRKNLIFYRTEIHRLTGKDPLEQYGIEDETRFQVTSGLQLMPKDI